One segment of Neobacillus endophyticus DNA contains the following:
- a CDS encoding Cof-type HAD-IIB family hydrolase: MKKPIVFFDIDGTLLNEDKIIPNSTIKAIRLLQEQGVLTAIATDRVPKMFYWIQKELNIDTFVSMNGQYVVFKGREVYSNPMNLKLLEELLTMSESNGDALGYCSCFDIKVSQSNHAFIEACFDSLLLPYPEVDKKFYQRSSIYQGHLYCDSQREQTYRERFPDFSFVKWHENAYDILPKSISKAVGVRKLLEALNIDRNNCYAFGDGLNDLEMLKEAGTGIAMGNAIPAARAAADLVTTHVANDGILNGLIQVGLLEKKQAAV; the protein is encoded by the coding sequence ATGAAGAAACCTATCGTGTTTTTTGATATTGACGGCACATTATTGAATGAAGATAAAATAATTCCAAATTCTACCATAAAGGCGATTCGACTGCTTCAGGAACAGGGTGTCCTTACTGCCATTGCCACTGACCGCGTACCGAAAATGTTCTATTGGATTCAAAAAGAGTTGAATATTGATACATTCGTTTCTATGAACGGGCAATATGTGGTATTTAAAGGCCGCGAAGTTTATTCGAATCCGATGAATCTGAAATTGTTGGAAGAACTGTTGACCATGTCAGAAAGCAACGGTGATGCCTTGGGTTATTGCAGCTGTTTTGATATTAAGGTCAGCCAAAGCAATCATGCGTTTATCGAGGCCTGCTTCGATTCTCTCCTGTTGCCTTACCCGGAAGTCGATAAAAAGTTCTATCAGCGTTCATCTATTTATCAAGGCCACCTATATTGTGATTCGCAGCGTGAACAAACGTATAGAGAACGATTCCCTGACTTTAGTTTCGTCAAATGGCATGAAAATGCCTATGATATTTTGCCTAAAAGTATATCTAAGGCAGTAGGGGTCCGAAAACTTCTTGAAGCACTAAACATTGATCGAAACAACTGTTATGCCTTTGGCGACGGGCTAAATGATTTAGAGATGCTGAAGGAAGCTGGAACGGGGATCGCCATGGGGAATGCCATTCCAGCGGCAAGGGCTGCGGCTGATTTAGTCACCACACATGTTGCGAACGATGGAATTCTTAATGGGCTTATTCAAGTGGGATTATTGGAGAAAAAGCAAGCTGCCGTTTAA
- a CDS encoding ribonuclease J codes for MRTNEKMLSIFALGGINEIGKNMYVVQYGDDIVIIDCGGKFPDESLLGIDLIIPDISYLEKNKEKIRALLVTHGHEDHIGGIPYFLRKLNIPIYGTSFTLGLIDLKLEEHRLKGDTRLIEIHADSKLELGPFQVSFFRVSHSIPDCLGIVLHTPEGVVVHTGDFKFDLTPENNQYSDIHKMAEIGRQGVLALISESTNAERSGLTPSERIVGAHMADAFMKAQGKVIVSTFASNVNRIQQVADAAFKTRRKLALLGRTMVNVVSVAMERGYLQIPDGMLIDANEIEQLPVEKVAILCTGSQGEPMAALARLSTGNYRDAAIYPGDTVILAASPIPGNEKDVSRIINNIYQLGANVIYGSGSSTGMHVSGHGYQEDLKLMLTLIKPEYFIPIHGEYRMLHHHRLLAESVGVEKENIFIIKNGDVVDFINGAARQTRKISSGDTYIDGMGIGDVGTIILRDRKQLSEDGMLVIVITINKSDRAIIAGPDTISRGFVFTRDSDELIKEVNRLTKKTVTELQEANIHQWNVIKQNIKKSIGQYLYAQTKRKPMILPIIIEI; via the coding sequence TCCCTGATATCTCCTATTTGGAGAAGAACAAAGAGAAAATTCGGGCTCTGCTTGTAACACATGGTCACGAAGATCATATTGGCGGAATTCCTTATTTTTTAAGGAAATTAAATATTCCAATCTATGGAACAAGCTTTACCTTAGGTTTGATTGATTTAAAATTAGAGGAGCACCGGCTGAAAGGAGATACGAGGCTGATTGAGATTCATGCCGATTCCAAGCTCGAATTGGGGCCGTTTCAGGTCTCTTTTTTCAGGGTAAGTCACAGTATTCCTGATTGTCTTGGCATTGTATTACATACACCAGAAGGAGTTGTCGTCCACACTGGTGACTTTAAATTTGATTTAACTCCGGAGAATAACCAATATTCGGATATCCATAAGATGGCTGAGATCGGCAGACAGGGTGTGCTGGCATTAATTTCGGAAAGCACGAATGCAGAGCGTTCAGGACTAACACCATCGGAGCGAATTGTAGGCGCTCATATGGCAGATGCCTTTATGAAGGCACAAGGAAAAGTGATTGTTTCTACCTTTGCTTCGAATGTGAACCGGATTCAGCAAGTGGCGGATGCGGCTTTTAAGACAAGAAGAAAGCTGGCGCTGCTGGGACGTACAATGGTAAATGTAGTGTCAGTGGCTATGGAACGTGGCTATCTCCAGATTCCTGATGGAATGCTAATTGACGCAAATGAAATTGAGCAGCTGCCTGTTGAGAAAGTTGCAATTCTTTGTACCGGCAGCCAGGGAGAGCCAATGGCTGCCCTCGCCAGGCTTTCTACTGGGAATTATCGAGATGCTGCCATTTATCCAGGGGATACAGTTATTCTTGCGGCTTCACCCATTCCTGGGAATGAGAAAGATGTATCTCGCATTATTAATAACATATACCAACTAGGTGCAAATGTTATTTATGGGTCGGGCAGTTCTACTGGAATGCATGTTTCTGGACACGGCTATCAGGAGGATTTAAAGCTGATGCTAACCTTAATAAAGCCTGAATATTTTATTCCGATACATGGAGAATATCGGATGCTGCACCACCATCGCCTATTAGCTGAATCAGTTGGCGTGGAAAAAGAAAATATTTTTATTATTAAAAATGGAGATGTTGTAGATTTTATTAATGGAGCTGCCCGTCAGACACGAAAGATTTCATCAGGGGATACGTATATTGACGGAATGGGAATCGGTGATGTTGGGACAATTATACTTCGAGACCGAAAGCAGCTGTCTGAAGATGGGATGCTTGTCATTGTCATCACGATAAATAAATCCGACCGAGCAATCATCGCAGGTCCCGATACCATATCACGCGGCTTTGTCTTTACACGTGACTCCGATGAACTAATCAAGGAAGTCAACCGGCTAACGAAAAAAACGGTCACCGAACTGCAAGAAGCAAACATTCACCAATGGAATGTCATCAAACAAAACATCAAAAAGAGCATCGGGCAATACCTTTATGCCCAAACCAAACGTAAACCAATGATTTTGCCAATCATCATTGAAATATAG